A stretch of DNA from Anthonomus grandis grandis chromosome 22, icAntGran1.3, whole genome shotgun sequence:
AGCAAATCTATAGCCTGGGAACAAATCTGAAGACTCACTATGGCTCATTTATACCTAAGTATTACTGGCCCACAGAGGTTAATTTTACCAGCAGCTATTCTGAAAGATGTCTTATGAGTGCAGAACTATTGGGTGCCGGTCTATTCCCTCCACAGGACGTGCAGATATGGAATGCTGATCTTTTATGGCAACCTATTCCCATACATTATTTACCGAGGAACATGGATAATGTAAGAACTTgttgaaaatattccaaaaacatTGTTGTCATATAGGTGTCAACATTTTAGTTAATAGCCATGAAGAGTAATTGTACACAGTATGACAAAGAGTTCTTGGAAGTCCAAAATTCTACTAAAGTGAGAAACTACAACAAAGAATACCAAGAACTATACAGCTACCTTACAGAGCATACTGGGCAGATTATAAATAGCATAGGTGATATAGATACTCTTTATGGCATACTGGAAATCTATCAGTTAACCAATCTGTCACTCCCTTACTGGGTTAACGATACTTTGATGGCGCAGTTGAGTGTCATATATGCACAAAACTTAGCAATATATTCTGAGACTGAGTATATGATGAAAATGAAAGGAGgtgattattaattttgatgGCATAATGCCATCATTTAATATGTTTCTTGATTTTAAGGAGTCTTCTTAAAAACCATATTGGACCTAATGGAATCCTCAGTAAATCAGACTAAAATTGttccaaaaattaatgtatatGCTGGACATGATATTACTATTGTCCATGTAATGAgggctttaaaattaattgacgTTTTTAAACCTGAATTTGGATCCTCCCTGATTTTTGAATTGCATGACGATTCTGTAATAAAGGTTATTATAATTCCCTAAACGAATTTGAATTTCGTCCTAACTTTATCTATATTTTAGGTCTTCTATTGGTCTACATGGAATGAAAAAGAACCGATAGAGCAAAAATTACCCAATTGTAAAGAACCTTGTAcgatagaaaattttaaaaatgggtATGATTCGGTGCTACCATCGAATTGGGCACAGGAATGTCAACTGTATGCTACCTATAAAGAAAATTAGTATtcgtaaaatttgtattttcatGTTAATAGAGGAGTGTTATGAAATAAtcattaatacattttattgttGATCTTAAGTCCATAAAATCCTAGTCCGGTAGGTTCCTTACACTAGACATTACGTATATCGTTATGGTACAGCTTAGTATAGCTTCTACTCTCTATTTTTGTTTAGCCAATGATGATTGGTGACGTAAAAGACAGCATTTTGACTTCAGTGACATATGGCATAATTTCACTATCACTAATATGTTCTGTCAGATGTGATGAGAAGTCggaaataaaaacattgaaaaaataatacccaggtttttaaaatttactaataaattattaaaaggttCTCACCACTATACATATTGACGGTAAATAAAAcattactaaatttatttttgttaaaattgaatttttattaaaagaacacATATAAGATACTTGCAACCCCACTAAGTATTTGGGCACATATGCTATAAAAATTGGCAAATACAAGAATTTCTCCACTACTAAGTAAACTTTAAAGACATGAAAATGACCACCACAGGAGGAAGTATTAGGGAAATATGTAATTATGTTACTGTTGCTCGAGAAAGAAGTGTATTGGGTGATTACGAGAATGCTATAGTGTATTACCAGTCTTCACTCCAactaatttctaaatttatgtCTCAAATATCAGACCCTTTAAGAAAAGATGAGTGGCAACAGGTAaggcatatttaatttttttaaataaattcttaattttccCGGGTATCTAATtctttattgttaatttattcaGCATATATCATTTCCATTATTAACCAGCGTACCACAAAAAAATGTAGGATggatttactatatttattacacttttatcaacataataaaatactaCCAGATGTGCAATCTAGTTTTTGAAAGGGACATAGCTGTACAGCTTTGACTCATATAACAGATGATATTTTGAGGGCCACCAACATGggataaattacaattttaacacttttagatTAAACCAAAGCCCTAAACACTAtagatcataatttaatattggcAATTTTATCCTATGTAGGATTTAAAAGAGATgtgattcaattttttaaacattatttaacaggaagtCTAGTTAACAGCATATTCTCTGCAAGATCCCTCAGGATCTCTACCATATAAGTATAAGTCCATTATTGCATGCCATAAAGTAATGAAAACATCTAACtcatttatgtataatttttgaaaaaacaagcTTATGACtcactttaatttattaatacagAATTAGAAAACTTAAGATTTACTTCCCTACAGCATTCTCTTTATATAAATCCAAGCAactgttttttgttaatatttggtACTAAAAATGATGTgcaaattgttaaaaatcaaaTCCATGTAAGGGTAggtctttagaaaaaaaatatttaaaaaaccttgGTCTTTTTTTTGACAGTCAAATGTAATTTGACCAGCTTATATCTCATTGTATCCAAAAAGCTTATCTTACAGCAATCAACACATTCTATTGCAAgacttaaaaacaattttatgtaACACTCTCGTTGTGCCTGTGTGTGTGATTATGGAGATGTCGTTTAGGGAAACTGCTCAacacaaattcaaaaaaattgtatacaagGAGTGCAAAATTCATCTTTGCCATATATTTATGGAATTGCTTATAATCTCTCTGCAACAAACTGGCTTAAACTAGAGACGAGACCTGCAATGCACTGTGCATCTTTTTATAATAGGTTATTATTGTATAAGAGAcctatattacaataaaattatttatacattgcatgtacataatataaatattagatttaaaggTTTGATAACACCTCCTCTATATTTaacatctatttatttatttaaactccAATCAGAACACATTAATAATGTAATTGCCAGGTGGGAGTGCGTACCAACTAACTTAACAAAACCAAACTaacctaataaaaaagaaacaataaaattaaactataggAAAAATTTACAGGTCAATAAAGTAAAGGCAGTACTAAGAtacataccaaaataaaataagtttgagtATAATAAGGGCTGGAACAGtggattattaaattaatttaattccacaCTAAATTGTTTCTCTTTAAGAGTTAAaacatttgtattaaaaatatctatatcaCAGAGTTGGATGACTTTAGTGCACTTAGTTAGCATGATTTTAAGGAGTGATA
This window harbors:
- the LOC126749181 gene encoding testicular acid phosphatase homolog, which translates into the protein MMKSPKMRFLLCSFFCLLKFTQCSEIPNQLHVLFRHGEKTPTSTFPNDPHKNHRWETGMGYLTNAGKKQIYSLGTNLKTHYGSFIPKYYWPTEVNFTSSYSERCLMSAELLGAGLFPPQDVQIWNADLLWQPIPIHYLPRNMDNLIAMKSNCTQYDKEFLEVQNSTKVRNYNKEYQELYSYLTEHTGQIINSIGDIDTLYGILEIYQLTNLSLPYWVNDTLMAQLSVIYAQNLAIYSETEYMMKMKGGVFLKTILDLMESSVNQTKIVPKINVYAGHDITIVHVMRALKLIDVFKPEFGSSLIFELHDDSVIKVFYWSTWNEKEPIEQKLPNCKEPCTIENFKNGYDSVLPSNWAQECQLYATYKEN